The sequence below is a genomic window from Amphiprion ocellaris isolate individual 3 ecotype Okinawa chromosome 16, ASM2253959v1, whole genome shotgun sequence.
GTCAGACAAAAGGAGATCAACTGTGCAGTTCTACTCAGGAATCAAAAAGCATCATATCTCTCAGTTTTATTATtcaagtagacaaacaacaaataccAGTATAATATTTGCCGTCATAATTAGGAACCCATTCAACCGAGCCTTCTCAGAATAATAATTCCTCTGCTTCCTAAGGGTATATGGCTGAGATGGTCATTATTAACAAAGACATACTACACTACAGctgttatttatatatttttgcgTATTTGCTTGCCTAATCCAAACCCCATCAATACAGTAACATGTACACTGTGATTcctggacattgacatggtgtcTCTTCTCAGGCAGACTACAGCGACCATGTGCAGAGAGATCTGCTGGATGCTCTACTGAGAGCTAAACGCAGCGCTGAGaacaacaacactgcagagATCAGTGCTGAGTCTGTGGGCCTCAGTGACGACCACCTCCTCATGACAGTGGGAGACATCTTTGGAGCCGGTGTAGAAACTACCACCACTGTGCTCAAATGGGCCATTACCTACCTCATCCATCACCCACAGGTGaggctggagcagcagcagtatgTACAAGAGCTAGGCAGGGTTACTTTGAGTGTAAAGGAGGGTTATTTTCTCCATAATATATTGTCTATTTGgaagaaatttaatttaattcaattcaatttttgtACTTTACACACATGTACCAACTGTAGTGTTTTACGTTGCAATTCCAGTGTAGTCCACTAGGTGCTACTCTGATTCTATTAAACATAATGGGCTAagaaagttttagtttttttctccactaattGATCTCAattctattttaattttaaaatcattgttCCTATTAATTGATATGAAGACataaacagaaacatgtttACTACAGTGTCAGGTTgactgatgcacacacacaatcagaGGCTGTGGCAGCTGTGCTTTATTGCTACTATTTTTATGCCCCAGTGATTGATGAAAATCATGATCTACAATAATCCAGATTTCAAAGCATCTCTTTGGATCACAGATGTTCCATGATCAATCGCATTCCCACAAACAAAGTCAGCAGCTGTGATAAGTGGCATCAATGCCTCactaataaaatcaaaatatccCACAAGCTGCTATAAAATTGCTACAAAGCAGCTGCAGGGAACATGCAGTTTGTCAGCATGAACTTCTTATAGGTCATTCTGTCTGCTTCTAAACTGTTCACTATTGACACAGggtgaaaataacatttttatacactactcttcaaaagtttggggtcacccagggaatttcatgttttccatgaaaactcacacttctattcatgtgctaacataattacacaagagtttgctaatcatcaattagcctttcagcaccattagctaacacaatgtaccattataacacaggagtgatgactgctggaaatgttcctctgtacccctatgtagatattccattaaaaatcagccatttgcagctagaatattcatttaccacattaaaaatgtctagactgtatttctgattaatttaatgttatcttaattttttttaaaatgtagttttttttcaataataaggacatttctaagtgaccccaaacttttgaacaatagtgtatatcaaaaccaaaaacagagaaaccTTTTCAAAGTCTTCAACAAATTGTGTCCCTGGTGTAGAATATATGGACCTTttctatttgtgtgtatttaggtGCAGAGACGAATTCAGGATGAGCTGGACAGTAAGGTGGGAGAGGACCGGTCCCCCAAACTCAGTGACAGAGGCACTCTGCCCTACCTGGAGGCCACTATCAGGGAGGTGTTACGGATCCGCCCTGTGGCCCCCCTGTTCATCCCCCACGTGGCCCTTAATGACACCAGGTACACTCAATGCTGCCATGACACCTACTCAGGGCCGTTCACTGACATCCACCTCTGACAGGATGGAAACAATGCAAAAGCTCAATATGTGATCATTACACTGTGTTATGCCATAGTGACAAACTTATTCTGGAGAATTTGCTCATGGTTTGTAAGGTATTCTTCTCAGACACAGAGAAGaattttaaatctgtaaattttaaatctgAGAAAACTCTGTAACTGTGAGCTCCTCTTTCTATCTGCTCTGTAGCATCGGAGATTTCACAGTTAGAAAAGGAACTCGAGTCATCATCAACCTGTGGTCTCTGCACCATGATGAGAAGGAATGGAAAAATCCTGAGCTCTTTGACCCTGGTGAGATAAAACATCTGTCTGATGAGTCATATTTTATCCTGTCATTTATGGAGCCAGTAGATGTGTGTTTGATGGACAACGTCCATTAGGAGCCGTGACAGATAAGCTTTGTTTTACTGAGTTCAATAAAGGCTGATTAATGGGGATACAAAGGAATAAAGCATCTCTGGCTACTGTTACAGTTATCAAAGACGTGGCTATCACCCATCTGAGCCACTTTTATATACCGGGATTACTGGTCTAATGCAGTAAAACATATGTGAATCCTGACATGACTTACACTTTGAGTGACATGCAGAATATGTTGAGGAATTGATAGTTCACCTCAGTGCAACCAAAGACAATGGAATTTCATTTACAGTCTCACAATTCTGAAAAATAGTATTTAGCAGCAATGTTTCTCCTTATGTACAAAGATCCAGATCTCACACCATTGTCAGGTTCTTGCTTAAAGGGAATTGTTAagtttataatattttaatattgttaCTATGTGAAGTTCACTGAAATGACTCATGTTATCAATtaatgctatataaataaaactacattGAACTATATCTCAACAAACGTCACCATAGATTCAGGAAACCTATGTTCTTTCATTTACATTCACCTCTATTGTTTTGGCATTTGACCAATACCTCAAATTCAAGACAAATGAAACCATAACTTTATGAATGATAGATACCACTATGTAGAAAAATAGTGATATCtgactgatcaggcataacattatgaccaactgcctaatattttgttggtctcctttatgctgctgaaactcctctgacccagtggggcatggaaacaggacctctggggatgtcctgtgtcaccaggatggtggcagtgaattctgtgggtcctgtgggttgcagggtgggacctacctagatcaggcttatcctggatCATCCCACAGATCCTCAATAAGATTTTGATCTGGGGAGTGTTGGAcccaggtgaacaccttagctcttgGCTCGTGTCCCttgggccactcctgagcagtttttgcggtgtgtcggggtgcatcgTCCTGCTGAGAATGGCAACTggttcccagcagaatgttgcattataacaagatgatcgatgttattgacttcacctgtcagtggtcataatgttgtggctgatcagtgtatgttcTCAATACATGAGAAGCTTACTTCAGTGATCATCTGCACTGGTGTCCATCAGGCAAACCCAGCTGTTCTTGTTCTGTAGGCAGGTTCTTGGACAATGAAGGCACAGGTCTGATCATCCCATCGTCCAGCTACCTTCCATTTGGTGCTGGGGTCAGAGTATGTTTAGGTGAGGCCTTGGCTAAGATGGagctcttcctcttcctgtccTGGATCCTGCAGCGCTTCACTCTCTCTGTCCCACCAGGCCACGCTCTGCCCAGCCTAGAGGGCAAGTTTGGTGTGGTCCTCCAGCCAGCCAAGTACAAAGTGAACGCCACACCCAGACCAGGCTGGGAGAGACACAAGTGCCAGGCATGTTGAGAGTTACACCCCAAGTCTCCACAACAGTGGTTGTCAGTTGTGATCTCAGAgcatgttttttaatgtaacatacactatcgttcaaaaatttcgggtcacttagaaatgcctacatttttgaaagagaaacagttgttttcaatgaagacaacgttaatcagaaatccagtctagacattcttaatgtggtaaatgactattctagctggaaatggctacataggggtacagagggacatttccaacaaccatcactcctgtgttctaatgctacattgtgttagctaatggtgttgaaaggctagttgatgattaggaaacccttgtgcatgtatgttagcacatgaataaaagtgtgagttttcatggaaaacatgaaattgcctgggtgagcccagacttttgaacgatagtgtatgtcGCCAGCTAGGAGATCAAACATGCAACAGTGCAATGGATCTAtgaacatttctttattttctattatttttttgccattattgttattgtttcttTGCAATGTAATAGTCTCTACTAACAGCTCCTAACatcatttataaaataaaatctgatttgtGGTATGCAGTAATTGTACACGTTATCTCTGTTGTCATGAAGTACTTTACATAAGAATCTAGGATTGGATGAGAGACTACAGTTTAATACATTGATTCTGCAGGTAAGAGTGATTTAACAGATATTCACATTACTATTGTCCTATAATGTAGACAATCTCAGATTATATGACAAAAGAGCTTGTTGCACAATGGGTGGCTCTAGAAGATCACATTACACAACATTCTCTCAGAGATTCATATTTCTTAGACTTTTGATCAAACATTATTATTAAcagttatttaaatgaaaacatgccAGAAGTTTACATCTCAGTGTATCTACAACTAATTGTTGCAGCTAGAGCAGAGTTACAACCAGACCCTGTTGCCTAAAGTTGTGAATACCTAAGTTTTGATATGTAACATTTAACACATACTTTGCACTTTGTAGGCCTTTCtaatcttttaaaatgtaaaatatttttaaaaaagtaactgcaaatgttggaaatgtacatgcaaaaatatttgactttttaatgtAGTGCAGAGTTTTATAAAGCATACTTAAAGTCAAAGTAGTTAAGTATTTTGAAAACTGCAACTAAGTACAGTACTTGAGCATGCACTCTGTTACATTACCCCCACTAGGTCACATGGGACATTCAGCATAAAGTTTATAGCATTAATTCCATCAGTGCAAAAGAGTCATGTCAGGCTATGTACCACTCTACTGCTCTTAATCattgattgtttttaaaatgatgctttCATTCCATTTGTTTCTACTTTACTGTTCTCTCATTTGTTGAGATGCtgcctttaaaaaatgtaagtcCTGGTTGTTGAGAGGTGGGCCTCCGTGGATCAAACAAATTTTTCAGGCACATCACACAGACACCTACAGATCTGTAATTGAGATCAGGGGAATTTGGTGGCAAAATCAACATGTTGAACTCTATTATGCCCCTAAAACCATTCCCAAAGCAGTATGTGTTATCCCACTGCAAGAGTAAACTGCCGCCAGTGGTTGCAGTGAAGGAGTGTACATGATCTGTAACAATGTGTTATCACATTGGTCGAAGTTACATCCACGTGAATGCCAGAAATTAAGGTTTCCCAACATTGCCCAGGGCATCACACTGTACCTACCAGTTGTGCACATGGTGTTACAGAGTATTTAAATTCATCAAACTAGGCTACTTCTATCATTGTTCCTTGATCCAGTTCTGATTCTCATAGGCGTTATTGGCAGTGGACAGGAGTCAGCATGGGCATTCTGTACAAAGCAAGCTGCAACGCACTCTGTTCTGACTTTTTAATTATAGCAACattgggttttgttttgtttgtttgtctgtttaccAATTTGTGATAAAGTAATTCTTCTGCGGGATTAAGCATATTGTCTTGTCTTTGCACACCAAACACATCAGTGACCCTTGGCTATCCATAACCCTGTCACTTGTTCCCTGGTTGTCTATCCTTGGATCACTTTTGGAAGCTACTAACCACTGGACACCTGGAACACCCCACACACCCCTGCTATTCTGGAGATAGTCTGACCCATGTAGCTATCACAGTTTGATCCTTGTCAAAGTCACCCAGATCTGCTAATCATTTCTCCTGTTTCTAAAACGTGAAATTCATGAACTGACTGCTTACTTCCTGCCgaatacagttgtgaacaaaagtacacttgtaaagaccacgTATATCATGGCAGGCTTAAGTTTCCAGTGATTCCAATAACGGTGAATTTTTTATGATGGACCCATTTAAACAAATGCatcttttctgaaaaaaacaatcgtacattttgtttgtttatagatttatttttgtatgtaggtcttctggaaatatgacacaatctcctgggtcaaaaatatagaTAGAGTTACTTGAATTTTCAGTTTGGGTGATCTAGAAAGCTGTGTTAATCTAATTGTCTTTGTGGCATGAactcttaacttcttgtgagtgattTTGATTGACGACAGCTGTTGACTTCTCTGAGACAATTTAAATTGGCCCATTTGATATGCACTTTAGACTCTGCTCCCAAACACTATaatgggaaagtctgaggagctcagcaaagatctgaaaaagcaaattagTGACTTCAACAAGTCAGGACAGTCACTTGGAGCCACAGATCCCAAACCATCTGTGCAAACAGTTGTTTGTAAGTATAAAGTGCTTGGCACAGTTGTGGTTTCACTGCTACGAttaggaagaaaacaaactaccTGCTGCTGAGTAATAATGTATCAGGATGTCAAGAGTCAGCCAAGAATCACTAAAAAGCAAGTCTGCAATGAATTAGCAGCTTCTGGAACACAGATGTCAGTTTCCACAGTCGAGTGTGTTTTATATTGCCATGGGCTGAGAGACTACTGTGCAAGAAAGAAGCTCTTCCTGTAGAAACAAATCCTCCAGGCTAGACTGGAGTTTACTgttgatcacatggacaaacaaaaaggccttctggaggaaagttctgtgatCAGACGAAACAAAAATTgagctatttggccacaatgatcagaaatatgtctggaggagagaagatgaggcctttaacccaaagaacaccaaacctaccgtCAAGAATGGTGGTGGTAATATTATGCTCTGGGCCTGTTTTGCTGtcagtggaactggtgctttacacaaagtaaatgggaaaaaagagaaggaggacCACTTctacattcttcaggaaaacctatcATCAGCAAGAACGTTGGGTCGTGGACTCAGTTGGGTTtttaaatcaggctagaattatggttttagactggcatcccaaaagtcctgacttaaaccccatcaagaactTGTGAATTGAGATGAAAAAGCAAGTCTGtatcagaaagccaacaaatttagtttaacTGTAATCATTCTGCcaagaggagtggtcaaagatacaaccagaagcttgtagaTGGCTTCCAAAGGCACTTAGTTGAGGTCAAAATGGTCAAGGGTTTTAACTGTCCAGAGGATTTCCAGAGGATCTATAATAAATCTGAGAACACGTGCTTCAATCATTAAATTAAATcatcattaaaaatatgttttgtaggAGTCAGTAGAAATTCAAGCCTGACATTTTGTACATGTGGGATGGATgtggaaacttttgttcacaactgtattttccatctctttgaCAGGCATCACTACAACATATTATTCACTTCAATAGTTTTAAATTTATGTCTGAGTGATTTGGGGAAAAGgcctgttttcagtctgtgcAGGAATGTTGTGTGCATGGTTAATAGAGGGCTCTCCCACTGTTAAAGGCATTAAGCTTGTTGATACACAGGGTGCCACAATATTCTGTAGAACTCATTCATCTTAAAGGCAGAAATGCATGATAATCTTTGATAATatgcaacagatttttttttgttgcacataAACCACCAGCCAAAAGTTTTGGAACACCCCaactttttcaatttttttattggaaattacacgttaatgtctcattgtgttctgaaatgaaagcatagaacaaacaAATGAGCCTATCAggcaagctgttgactctcagaaacttgtcttctgattctgttgtgacTTTGAGTTTTCCAGACCTCTTTCTGTCAGAGAAAACTAAACTCACTGAccccttgactttcttcacaatttctctgtaggaaagacttACATTTatgtgttatgatggtctgtctctcttctattgccttttcctcaacatttttatagcaacacactactttctgcagtataatactgttcaaataatgctctcgtGGGTATGGTGCCAGGTGTGTTCCAATACTACTTTTATACTACTTTTATACAGACAGAAggggttggaagtaatcaagaaaagttgggacacttgtaggatttggtagcaccaactttcaatggttgatcaacctccattgctgcagaacagctttatgttgttaacccatttcttgttccctgaaaaaggcctttttgtataattctgaaatgtacattatttttcagttgttcCCGGAAAAAGgctatggagtcacaggagtgccacaataaaataaaaatctgttaaaaaataagaaaataaatgtgtaaatataaagaggaataaataaataaataaatctgttaaaaataaggaaataaatgtgtaaatataaagaggaataaataaaagaataaataaaagaataaattaaaaggtaaattttgtctttgcttttcccctttctcttttttctttttatttttcaattttgtcattgtcttttccttttgacattgccttttccttttgaCATTGTCTTTTCCATTTTGCCATTGCTTTttcctcagtccaccaagtaaaagcaatgacaaaagcctttgcttttacttggtggactgagctgtcaatcaaatggctctg
It includes:
- the LOC111563640 gene encoding steroid 17-alpha-hydroxylase/17,20 lyase isoform X1; translated protein: MALFLCLCVFMAMGLTLIAWQLKLRMSTHGPREPPCLPALPLIGSLLSLQSPHPPHVLFKELQLKYGQTYSLKMGCHNVIIVNQYVHAKEVLLKKGKTFAGRPRTVTTDVLTRAGKDIAFGDYSATWRFHRKIVHGALCVFGEGSASIEKIVCAEAQSLCSVLSETAAVGLALDLSPELTRAVTNVICSLCFNSSYCRGDPEFEAMLRYSQGIVDTVAKDSLVDIFPWLQIFPNADLHLLKQCVSIRDKLLQKKYDEHKADYSDHVQRDLLDALLRAKRSAENNNTAEISAESVGLSDDHLLMTVGDIFGAGVETTTTVLKWAITYLIHHPQVQRRIQDELDSKVGEDRSPKLSDRGTLPYLEATIREVLRIRPVAPLFIPHVALNDTSIGDFTVRKGTRVIINLWSLHHDEKEWKNPELFDPGRFLDNEGTGLIIPSSSYLPFGAGVRVCLGEALAKMELFLFLSWILQRFTLSVPPGHALPSLEGKFGVVLQPAKYKVNATPRPGWERHKCQAC
- the LOC111563640 gene encoding steroid 17-alpha-hydroxylase/17,20 lyase isoform X2, yielding MALFLCLCVFMAMGLTLIAWQLKLRMSTHGPREPPCLPALPLIGSLLSLQSPHPPHVLFKELQLKYGQTYSLKMGCHNVIIVNQYVHAKEVLLKKGKTFAGRPRTVTTDVLTRAGKDIAFGDYSATWRFHRKIVHGALCVFGEGSASIEKIVCAEAQSLCSVLSETAAVGLALDLSPELTRAVTNVICSLCFNSSYCRGDPEFEAMLRYSQGIVDTVAKDSLVDIFPWLQADYSDHVQRDLLDALLRAKRSAENNNTAEISAESVGLSDDHLLMTVGDIFGAGVETTTTVLKWAITYLIHHPQVQRRIQDELDSKVGEDRSPKLSDRGTLPYLEATIREVLRIRPVAPLFIPHVALNDTSIGDFTVRKGTRVIINLWSLHHDEKEWKNPELFDPGRFLDNEGTGLIIPSSSYLPFGAGVRVCLGEALAKMELFLFLSWILQRFTLSVPPGHALPSLEGKFGVVLQPAKYKVNATPRPGWERHKCQAC